A stretch of Vespa velutina chromosome 8, iVesVel2.1, whole genome shotgun sequence DNA encodes these proteins:
- the LOC124951057 gene encoding RNA exonuclease 1 isoform X1, giving the protein MKNFTTKQLQRLENKKKKVAALLEIIKLNEKDREVKMLALKQIEAGQSNSVNHLDKNHGILNDETSNRKRLCSTALDETHDERNNEIKDKDHSIEEDDECTTKKPRLFGDDYEELKKKLKENKKILQNIPRILLKSAGLNAKLYTGFEFANRTPLFFRDIQHLLLYSLLGHHSPYIPQWCRLEKYNKVTHTIVFIVDGLSLDHFITYKTIFSHIKDNLELHFEMMTPAAYNGSIIEELVAVPLTGTQSDKLIKQFGSLKNALQSTTDIIQLLKKTFPMHMTTTNSTNRDNNLPPTDKFSRTQLLLSLQQMVEENYPVPLKGKLWKKYSDYVFTKDNYTEVTAKSPMFALDCEMCKTITGNLELTRISLVNESFNVVYETLVKPDNEIIDYLTQYSGITEEMLSNVTTTLTDVQETLKMLLPADCILVGQSLNFDLHTLKMMHPYIIDTSVIFNITGVRHRKTKLQVLAKIFLDISIQQSDNGHCSTEDSIASMKLTQLKLANSIHYGDSVQSVLAENLDDYTLTEETGNQIISQRKMKKLQIDKYAISIFNYIVKDQRTATIIGTDEIINEYSKYFKTCSLNIKNDENYNEGDQIRLVVADNDKQAVTRASEIALQHEFIVCHVKITEKQLEDEHIKETCSTVNKWIHKLWQHTAINSLVCVIFNDQKNINNGACFLNLKIPEDV; this is encoded by the exons atgaaaaattttacgacAAAGCAACTCCAAcgattagaaaataagaagaagaaagtggcTGCTCTTTTAGagattattaaattgaatgagaaagacagagaagtCAAAATGCTTGCTCTTaaacaaatt gaaGCAGGACAATCTAATTCAGTGAATCACTTGGATAAAAATCATGGAATATTAAATGATGAAACCTCAAATCGTAAACGATTATGTTCTACAGCATTAGACGAAACTCATGAtgagagaaataatgaaataaaagacaaagatCATAGTATTGAAGAAGACGATGAATGTACTACTAAAAAGCCTAG gtTATTTGGAGACGATTAtgaagagttaaaaaaaaaattaaaagaaaacaagaaaatactTCAAAATATACCTCGAATACTATTAAAATCAGCTGGTTTGAATGCAAAGTTATATACTGGTTTTGAATTTGCAAATAGAACTCCACTTTTTTTCAGAGATATACAACATTTGTTATTGTATTCATTACTTGGTCATCATTCACCATATATACCACAATGGTGTCgacttgaaaaatataacaag GTCACACATACTATAGTTTTTATAGTTGATGGCCTTTCATTAGATCATTTTATAACTTATAAAACCATATTTTctcatataaaagataatttggAGTTGCATTTCGAAATGATGACACCAGCAGCATATAATGGTTCTATAATAGAAGAACTTGTAGCAGTTCCGTTAACCGGGACACAAAgtgacaaattaattaaac AATTTGGTTCTTTAAAGAATGCATTACAAAGTACAACTGATATAATACAGTTATTAAAAAAGACGTTCCCTATGCATATGACTACAACAAATTCTACAAATAGAGACAATAATCTACCTCCTACTGATAAATTTTCTAGGACACAATTATTACTGTCTTTACAGCAAATGGTTGAAGAAAATTATCCAGTACCACTGAAAGGAAAACTATGGAAAAA ATATAGTGACTACGTTTTCACAAAAGATAATTACACTGAGGTAACTGCAAAATCACCTATGTTCGCTTTGGATTGTGAAATGTGTAAAACAATTACTGGAAATTTGGAACTAACAAGAATATCTCTTGTTAACGAAAGCTTTAAT GTTGTTTATGAGACTCTTGTTAAACCTGATAATgagattatcgattatttgacTCAATACAGTGGTATTACAGAAGAAATGTTAAGTAATGTTACTACAACGTTAACAGATGTAcaagaaacattaaaaatgttaCTTCCTGCAGATTGTATCCTTGTAGGACAGAGTTTAAATTTTGACCTACATACACTAAAAATGATGCATCCATACATCATTGATACATctgttatctttaatattaccGGCGTACg ACATCGAAAAACCAAGTTACAAGTTTTagctaaaatatttttagatatatctatacaacAAAGCGATAATGGACATTGTTCAACAGAAGATTCAATAGCCTCTATGAAATTAACACAGTTAAAATTAGCTAATAGTATACATTATGGAGATAGTGTTCAATCTGTATTAGCTGAAAATTTGGATGATTATACATTAACAGAAGAAACTGGTAATCAAATTATATCTcaacgaaaaatgaaaaaattacaaattgataaatatgcTATAtccatatttaattatatagttAAAGATCAAAGGACTGCAACTATTATTGGTACtgatgaaattataaatgaatattccAAGTATTTCAAAACATGTTCATTGAacattaaaaatgatgaaaattataatgaggGTGATCAG atacgtCTGGTGGTAGCTGATAATGACAAGCAAGCAGTAACGCGAGCCTCTGAAATAGCATTGCAGCATGAATTTATTGTATGTCATGTTAAAATAACGGAAAAACAATTAGAAGATGAACACATTAAAGAAACATGTTCTACTGTGAATAAATGGATACACAAGCTTTGGCAACATACAGCCATAAATAGTCTAGTGTgtgttatatttaatgatcaaaaaaatattaacaatggagcttgttttttaaatttgaaaataccGGAGGATGTATGA
- the LOC124951057 gene encoding RNA exonuclease 5 isoform X2, with translation MKNFTTKQLQRLENKKKKVAALLEIIKLNEKDREVKMLALKQIEAGQSNSVNHLDKNHGILNDETSNRKRLCSTALDETHDERNNEIKDKDHSIEEDDECTTKKPRLFGDDYEELKKKLKENKKILQNIPRILLKSAGLNAKLYTGFEFANRTPLFFRDIQHLLLYSLLGHHSPYIPQWCRLEKYNKVTHTIVFIVDGLSLDHFITYKTIFSHIKDNLELHFEMMTPAAYNGSIIEELVAVPLTGTQSDKLIKQFGSLKNALQSTTDIIQLLKKTFPMHMTTTNSTNRDNNLPPTDKFSRTQLLLSLQQMVEENYPVPLKGKLWKKYSDYVFTKDNYTEVTAKSPMFALDCEMCKTITGNLELTRISLVNESFNVVYETLVKPDNEIIDYLTQYSGITEEMLSNVTTTLTDVQETLKMLLPADCILVGQSLNFDLHTLKMMHPYIIDTSVIFNITGVRHRKTKLQVLAKIFLDISIQQSDNGHCSTEDSIASMKLTQLKLANSIHYGDSVQSVLAENLDDYTLTEETVKDQRTATIIGTDEIINEYSKYFKTCSLNIKNDENYNEGDQIRLVVADNDKQAVTRASEIALQHEFIVCHVKITEKQLEDEHIKETCSTVNKWIHKLWQHTAINSLVCVIFNDQKNINNGACFLNLKIPEDV, from the exons atgaaaaattttacgacAAAGCAACTCCAAcgattagaaaataagaagaagaaagtggcTGCTCTTTTAGagattattaaattgaatgagaaagacagagaagtCAAAATGCTTGCTCTTaaacaaatt gaaGCAGGACAATCTAATTCAGTGAATCACTTGGATAAAAATCATGGAATATTAAATGATGAAACCTCAAATCGTAAACGATTATGTTCTACAGCATTAGACGAAACTCATGAtgagagaaataatgaaataaaagacaaagatCATAGTATTGAAGAAGACGATGAATGTACTACTAAAAAGCCTAG gtTATTTGGAGACGATTAtgaagagttaaaaaaaaaattaaaagaaaacaagaaaatactTCAAAATATACCTCGAATACTATTAAAATCAGCTGGTTTGAATGCAAAGTTATATACTGGTTTTGAATTTGCAAATAGAACTCCACTTTTTTTCAGAGATATACAACATTTGTTATTGTATTCATTACTTGGTCATCATTCACCATATATACCACAATGGTGTCgacttgaaaaatataacaag GTCACACATACTATAGTTTTTATAGTTGATGGCCTTTCATTAGATCATTTTATAACTTATAAAACCATATTTTctcatataaaagataatttggAGTTGCATTTCGAAATGATGACACCAGCAGCATATAATGGTTCTATAATAGAAGAACTTGTAGCAGTTCCGTTAACCGGGACACAAAgtgacaaattaattaaac AATTTGGTTCTTTAAAGAATGCATTACAAAGTACAACTGATATAATACAGTTATTAAAAAAGACGTTCCCTATGCATATGACTACAACAAATTCTACAAATAGAGACAATAATCTACCTCCTACTGATAAATTTTCTAGGACACAATTATTACTGTCTTTACAGCAAATGGTTGAAGAAAATTATCCAGTACCACTGAAAGGAAAACTATGGAAAAA ATATAGTGACTACGTTTTCACAAAAGATAATTACACTGAGGTAACTGCAAAATCACCTATGTTCGCTTTGGATTGTGAAATGTGTAAAACAATTACTGGAAATTTGGAACTAACAAGAATATCTCTTGTTAACGAAAGCTTTAAT GTTGTTTATGAGACTCTTGTTAAACCTGATAATgagattatcgattatttgacTCAATACAGTGGTATTACAGAAGAAATGTTAAGTAATGTTACTACAACGTTAACAGATGTAcaagaaacattaaaaatgttaCTTCCTGCAGATTGTATCCTTGTAGGACAGAGTTTAAATTTTGACCTACATACACTAAAAATGATGCATCCATACATCATTGATACATctgttatctttaatattaccGGCGTACg ACATCGAAAAACCAAGTTACAAGTTTTagctaaaatatttttagatatatctatacaacAAAGCGATAATGGACATTGTTCAACAGAAGATTCAATAGCCTCTATGAAATTAACACAGTTAAAATTAGCTAATAGTATACATTATGGAGATAGTGTTCAATCTGTATTAGCTGAAAATTTGGATGATTATACATTAACAGAAGAAACTG ttAAAGATCAAAGGACTGCAACTATTATTGGTACtgatgaaattataaatgaatattccAAGTATTTCAAAACATGTTCATTGAacattaaaaatgatgaaaattataatgaggGTGATCAG atacgtCTGGTGGTAGCTGATAATGACAAGCAAGCAGTAACGCGAGCCTCTGAAATAGCATTGCAGCATGAATTTATTGTATGTCATGTTAAAATAACGGAAAAACAATTAGAAGATGAACACATTAAAGAAACATGTTCTACTGTGAATAAATGGATACACAAGCTTTGGCAACATACAGCCATAAATAGTCTAGTGTgtgttatatttaatgatcaaaaaaatattaacaatggagcttgttttttaaatttgaaaataccGGAGGATGTATGA
- the LOC124951057 gene encoding RNA exonuclease 5 isoform X3 — translation MEAGQSNSVNHLDKNHGILNDETSNRKRLCSTALDETHDERNNEIKDKDHSIEEDDECTTKKPRLFGDDYEELKKKLKENKKILQNIPRILLKSAGLNAKLYTGFEFANRTPLFFRDIQHLLLYSLLGHHSPYIPQWCRLEKYNKVTHTIVFIVDGLSLDHFITYKTIFSHIKDNLELHFEMMTPAAYNGSIIEELVAVPLTGTQSDKLIKQFGSLKNALQSTTDIIQLLKKTFPMHMTTTNSTNRDNNLPPTDKFSRTQLLLSLQQMVEENYPVPLKGKLWKKYSDYVFTKDNYTEVTAKSPMFALDCEMCKTITGNLELTRISLVNESFNVVYETLVKPDNEIIDYLTQYSGITEEMLSNVTTTLTDVQETLKMLLPADCILVGQSLNFDLHTLKMMHPYIIDTSVIFNITGVRHRKTKLQVLAKIFLDISIQQSDNGHCSTEDSIASMKLTQLKLANSIHYGDSVQSVLAENLDDYTLTEETGNQIISQRKMKKLQIDKYAISIFNYIVKDQRTATIIGTDEIINEYSKYFKTCSLNIKNDENYNEGDQIRLVVADNDKQAVTRASEIALQHEFIVCHVKITEKQLEDEHIKETCSTVNKWIHKLWQHTAINSLVCVIFNDQKNINNGACFLNLKIPEDV, via the exons gaaGCAGGACAATCTAATTCAGTGAATCACTTGGATAAAAATCATGGAATATTAAATGATGAAACCTCAAATCGTAAACGATTATGTTCTACAGCATTAGACGAAACTCATGAtgagagaaataatgaaataaaagacaaagatCATAGTATTGAAGAAGACGATGAATGTACTACTAAAAAGCCTAG gtTATTTGGAGACGATTAtgaagagttaaaaaaaaaattaaaagaaaacaagaaaatactTCAAAATATACCTCGAATACTATTAAAATCAGCTGGTTTGAATGCAAAGTTATATACTGGTTTTGAATTTGCAAATAGAACTCCACTTTTTTTCAGAGATATACAACATTTGTTATTGTATTCATTACTTGGTCATCATTCACCATATATACCACAATGGTGTCgacttgaaaaatataacaag GTCACACATACTATAGTTTTTATAGTTGATGGCCTTTCATTAGATCATTTTATAACTTATAAAACCATATTTTctcatataaaagataatttggAGTTGCATTTCGAAATGATGACACCAGCAGCATATAATGGTTCTATAATAGAAGAACTTGTAGCAGTTCCGTTAACCGGGACACAAAgtgacaaattaattaaac AATTTGGTTCTTTAAAGAATGCATTACAAAGTACAACTGATATAATACAGTTATTAAAAAAGACGTTCCCTATGCATATGACTACAACAAATTCTACAAATAGAGACAATAATCTACCTCCTACTGATAAATTTTCTAGGACACAATTATTACTGTCTTTACAGCAAATGGTTGAAGAAAATTATCCAGTACCACTGAAAGGAAAACTATGGAAAAA ATATAGTGACTACGTTTTCACAAAAGATAATTACACTGAGGTAACTGCAAAATCACCTATGTTCGCTTTGGATTGTGAAATGTGTAAAACAATTACTGGAAATTTGGAACTAACAAGAATATCTCTTGTTAACGAAAGCTTTAAT GTTGTTTATGAGACTCTTGTTAAACCTGATAATgagattatcgattatttgacTCAATACAGTGGTATTACAGAAGAAATGTTAAGTAATGTTACTACAACGTTAACAGATGTAcaagaaacattaaaaatgttaCTTCCTGCAGATTGTATCCTTGTAGGACAGAGTTTAAATTTTGACCTACATACACTAAAAATGATGCATCCATACATCATTGATACATctgttatctttaatattaccGGCGTACg ACATCGAAAAACCAAGTTACAAGTTTTagctaaaatatttttagatatatctatacaacAAAGCGATAATGGACATTGTTCAACAGAAGATTCAATAGCCTCTATGAAATTAACACAGTTAAAATTAGCTAATAGTATACATTATGGAGATAGTGTTCAATCTGTATTAGCTGAAAATTTGGATGATTATACATTAACAGAAGAAACTGGTAATCAAATTATATCTcaacgaaaaatgaaaaaattacaaattgataaatatgcTATAtccatatttaattatatagttAAAGATCAAAGGACTGCAACTATTATTGGTACtgatgaaattataaatgaatattccAAGTATTTCAAAACATGTTCATTGAacattaaaaatgatgaaaattataatgaggGTGATCAG atacgtCTGGTGGTAGCTGATAATGACAAGCAAGCAGTAACGCGAGCCTCTGAAATAGCATTGCAGCATGAATTTATTGTATGTCATGTTAAAATAACGGAAAAACAATTAGAAGATGAACACATTAAAGAAACATGTTCTACTGTGAATAAATGGATACACAAGCTTTGGCAACATACAGCCATAAATAGTCTAGTGTgtgttatatttaatgatcaaaaaaatattaacaatggagcttgttttttaaatttgaaaataccGGAGGATGTATGA